In Papaver somniferum cultivar HN1 chromosome 1, ASM357369v1, whole genome shotgun sequence, a genomic segment contains:
- the LOC113280955 gene encoding bifunctional riboflavin kinase/FMN phosphatase-like — MSCCNCHHREHEDDEEYDGEYDDIAETPPVLAVIMDLDGTLLNTEKATKGILNDFLKKYGKEVDREKEDNKLGMMHSESTAATVKDYDLPLTPEEFSKEIMALLIQRWPLAQALPGANRLIQHLHKQGIPFALASNSRTENVQKKVFNQQGWKESFSVIIGSDQVKSGKPSPDIFLEAAKRMGVDAANCLVIEDSVVGVMAGKAAGMKVVAVPSLQTQPDRYSIADSVLHSLLEFQPELWGLPAFEDWVRNALPIEPMYVQGLLQKGSLCEDTEDGPDALPDQVSGVYFGWARLSSNQIVKTVISVTWHQNTAKRVIRPHLIDEPDECISGQLLQILIVGYIREPSNKVNSPVHLEITEQNISIASEALDLTMFLHHKNSPLLAEKPIVDDIAEE, encoded by the exons ATGAGTTGTTGTAATTGCCATCACCGTGAACATGAAGATGATGAGGAATATGATGGGGAGTATGATGACATTGCTGAGACTCCGCCAGTTTTGGCTGTTATCATGGATTTGGATGGGACCCTTTTGAATACag AGAAAGCTACAAAGGGTATTTTGAATGATTTCCTGAAGAAATATGGGAAAGAAGTGGatagagagaaagaagataatAAATTGGGTATGATGCATAGTGAATCAACTGCTGCCACTGTTAAGGACTATGACCTTCCATTGACTCCCGaagaattttccaaggagatcATGGCTCTCTTAATTCAAAG ATGGCCATTAGCACAAGCACTTCCAGGCGCGAATCGCCTTATCCAACATCTTCATAAGCAAGGAATTCCTTTCGCACTTGCATCAAATTCCAGAACGGAAAATGTACAGAAGAAAGTCTTTAACCAACAAG GATGGAAGGAATCATTTTCAGTAATTATTGGAAGTGATCAGGTTAAATCAGGAAAACCCTCTCCTGACAT ATTTTTGGAGGCAGCAAAAAGAATGGGTGTAGATGCAGCAAATTGTCTTGTTATTGAAGATTCTGT GGTTGGTGTTATGGCCGGCAAGGCTGCTGGGATGAAAGTAGTGGCAGTTCCATCTCTTCAAACTCAACCAGATCGTTATTCCATTGCAGATTCTGTACTACATTCACTTTTGGAGTTTCAGCCTGAACTTTGGGGTCTCCCAGCATTTGAAGACT GGGTAAGAAATGCATTGCCAATTGAACCAATGTATGTGCAAGGTCTACTTCAGAAGGGGTCTCTTTGTGAAGATACTG AGGACGGACCAGATGCTCTTCCTGATCAAGTTTCCGGGGTTTACTTTGGTTGGGCAAGATTGAGCTCAAACCAAATCGTCAAGACCGTTATAAGCGTTACATGGCACCAGAATACTGCAAAAAGAGTAATT CGACCTCATCTAATTGATGAACCCGATGAGTGTATATCTGGTCAACTGCTGCAGATTTTGATTGTTGGCTACATCCGCGAACCAAGTAACAAG GTAAACTCACCGGTGCATTTGGAGATAACTGAACAAAATATATCAATTGCAAGTGAGGCATTAGATCTTACAATGTTTCTGCATCACAAGAATAGCCCTCTCCTTGCCGAAAAACCTATTGTTGATGACATCGCGGAAGAATGA
- the LOC113326548 gene encoding putative NAC domain-containing protein 94, whose protein sequence is MMMMMNTDNTKNKLEDQIYNKNNADDEEVMLPGFRFHPTDEELVGFYLRRKVEKKPLSIEIIKQIDIYKYDPWDLPMSPVGDKELYFFCIRERKYKNSVRPNRVTGSGFWKATGIDKPIYSAVASSGASHTNNNNNKHCIGLKKSLVYYRGSAGKGTKTDWMMHEFRLPPPVVAATGTSSSAKLNTTIHHLNSKKISSSTSTHDQEAEIWTLCRVFKRTVASYSITNKNKYPPTSHEYHKEITINGTATNNNISSSTTTKSYSSPQQSFSMESENWSSSSTDQKFNYYTSGEYSTTSAQVNSNNNQQERTINKTRPGGEVGTNNNQIHSTERDSSYLFPWELMTDRITHHHQEAAVVLQQSNNISNFQNLHGTRSNDIFFLDYGIWDDLGSVISSDQALLYGYI, encoded by the exons atgatgatgatgatgaataccgATAATACTAAGAATAAACTTGAGGATCAGATTTATAATAAGAACaatgctgatgatgaagaagtaaTGCTACCAGGGTTTAGGTTTCATCCTACTGACGAAGAACtcgtaggattttatcttcggcGAAAAGTGGAGAAAAAACCTTTGAGTATTGAGATTATCAAACAGATTGATATTTACAAGTATGATCCATGGGATCTCCCAA TGAGTCCAGTTGGGGATAAGGAGTTATATTTCTTCTGCATAAGAGAAAGAAAGTACAAGAACAGCGTAAGACCAAATAGGGTCACAGGATCTGGTTTCTGGAAGGCAACTGGTATTGACAAGCCAATATATTCCGCTGttgcatcatcaggagcatctcataccaataataacaacaacaaacactGCATCGGTCTCAAGAAATCATTAGTGTATTACCGTGGAAGCGCTGGAAAAGGGACCAAAACAGATTGGATGATGCATGAATTTCGCCTTCCTCCTCCTGTAGTAGCCGCTACTGGCACGTCCTCATCCGCAAAATTGAACACTACCATCCACCACCTAAACTCTAAGAAGATTAGTAGTAGTACTTCTACACATGATCAAGAAGCT GAGATCTGGACACTTTGCAGAGTATTCAAGAGAACTGTTGCATCATATAGCATTACCAATAAGAACAAGTACCCGCCAACATCACATGAATATCACAAAGAGATAACGATCAATGGTACTGCTACAAATAATAATATTTCTTCATCAACTACAACTAAATCTTATTCGAGTCCTCAACAATCATTTAGCATGGAGTCTGAAAACTGGTCATCATCCTCCACTGATCAGAAATTCAACTATTATACTTCCGGGGAATATTCAACGACATCAGCACAggttaatagtaataataatcaaCAAGAAAGAACAATAAACAAGACCAGGCCTGGAGGAGAAGTCGGTACAAATAATAATCAAATCCATTCAACCGAAAGAGATAGTAGTTATTTGTTTCCCTGGGAGTTGATGACCGACCGAATaactcatcatcatcaagaaGCAGCCGTAGTTTTGCAACAATCGAataatattagtaattttcaaaaCTTACATGGCACCAGATCAAATGATATTTTCTTCTTAGATTATGGAATTTGGGATGATCTGGGGTCTGTAATCTCGTCTGATCAAGCTCTTTTGTATGGTTACATATAA